CGATAGCCAGAAGTCGGCATCAGCCTTCTTCATCATCACGGTAGCGTTCGGGAAGACGCGGTTTCCGTCTTTGTAGATCCCGCCAGTATGGTCAGCGTGAAGATGGGTCAGCAGCACCAGGTCAACCTGCTCCGGCTTGTAGCCGGAGGCCTTCAAGTTCTGCACAAGTCTGCCCAGCGTCGGGCCGCCCCAGTGGCCGCCTGCACCTGTATCGATGAGAACGAGTTTGGAGCCAGTGTTGACGAGGTAGCCTTGGACAGTTGCCGAGACCTTCTTGGGATCGTTTTGGAAGGAACGCGCCAGGAGGGACTGGATGAGCGCCGGATCGCCATGCAGGAGGTTGGAGTCAATGCTGCCGCTGCCGTCATGCAGCGCGGTGACTTCATAGTCGCCAATCATTGTGCGATAGAAGCCCGCAACCTGTTTGTGCTGC
This DNA window, taken from uncultured Tolumonas sp., encodes the following:
- a CDS encoding MBL fold metallo-hydrolase, with translation MKLSPIISRTVLAVSISLAFASTFVAVAPAQAAAPMQHKQVAGFYRTMIGDYEVTALHDGSGSIDSNLLHGDPALIQSLLARSFQNDPKKVSATVQGYLVNTGSKLVLIDTGAGGHWGGPTLGRLVQNLKASGYKPEQVDLVLLTHLHADHTGGIYKDGNRVFPNATVMMKKADADFWLSKEIMAKAPEDAKIFFKIAQDAATPYIAAGKWKPFDSMDAIVPGITPYAISGHTPGHTGYMISSKGQSSAGLGRRSSCWCSPDAASRNQHRLRLRQRISCQNA